A window of Deinococcus sp. YIM 134068 genomic DNA:
GGTTCTCGCGATTCTCAGCCTCAAGGGCGGCGTCGGCAAGACCACCACGGCGCTTCACCTCGCGTCGGTGGCGGCCTCGGAGGGCCGAGCCGTGTGCGTTCTGGACGCAGACACCGAGCACAGCGCTTGCCGCTGGGCCGCACACGTCCCTTTGCCGTTCGAGGTAGTGGCCGGGGAGCCGGACCGCCTGGCCCGCCAGGTCAGGGCCAGTCAGCAGGAGGGCAAATTGGTCATCATCGACACCCCGCCCAATTCCCGCGAGCTGCTGCTCCGGGCGGGTTCGCTGGCCGACACAGTCGTCGTGCCTATCGCGCCCACCGGTCTGGAGGTCGACCGTCTTCGCCCCACCCTGGAGCTGCTGACCGACCTGCAGGCCCAGCGCGAGGAACTCGACGTGGCTATCCTGCTGACCCGTTACAACAGCCGCCGCCGTCTGGCGCGGGAAGCGGAAGAGGCACTCCACGGCCTTCCCGTGCTGGCGAGCCGCGTCCGGGAGTTGGAAGCGTACAAGGCGGCGTTCGGCAGCGTTCCCGGGGAACTGGGGGACTACCGCGCCGTCTGGCAGGAGCTTCAGGCATGAGCCCGAAACGTCCCCGGCTGGGTGAGGTTCTCCGGGGGACTCCGGCACCACCGGCCGAGGTCGTGCCGGCTTCCACCAAGGAAAAGGCCGGCAAGATGGTGCAGCTCAACGTCACGGTGCCCGCGGAACTCCGCAAGGCGGTGCGCCTCAAGGCCCTGC
This region includes:
- a CDS encoding ParA family protein; translated protein: MQVLAILSLKGGVGKTTTALHLASVAASEGRAVCVLDADTEHSACRWAAHVPLPFEVVAGEPDRLARQVRASQQEGKLVIIDTPPNSRELLLRAGSLADTVVVPIAPTGLEVDRLRPTLELLTDLQAQREELDVAILLTRYNSRRRLAREAEEALHGLPVLASRVRELEAYKAAFGSVPGELGDYRAVWQELQA